Proteins encoded together in one Mycobacterium sp. MS1601 window:
- a CDS encoding MFS transporter, whose protein sequence is MTVADPPHAQATDPKKVRTALLASLVGTTIEWYDFFLYATAASLVFNQAFFPDQSSFVGTMLAFATFAVGFVVRPIGGFVFGHIGDRIGRKRTLALTMFLMGGATALMGILPTAAQIGVLAPILLLLLRVVQGFALGGEWAGAVLLAVEHSPAHRKGFSGSIPQVGLALGLALGTGVFAFLQVAMSDEAFLAYGWRIAFLVSIVLVIFGVVVRLKADETPAFEKIRAEEGRSEVPIKEIFRPPVLRTTVLGMLSRWGEGAAFNTWGVFAISYATATLHFDKVPVLVVVTVSALLMAVLLPVSGMLVDRYGAKLIYGIGITAYAVAVFPVFALFNTASLVAYAIGMVLVFGVIHALFYGAQGTLYASLFDTRVRYTGLSTVYQLSGVYASGLTPMILTALIAATGGTPWLACGYLVGTALISIIATWLLKPRALSEL, encoded by the coding sequence GTGACCGTCGCCGACCCGCCACACGCGCAAGCCACCGACCCCAAGAAGGTGCGCACCGCGCTGTTGGCCAGCCTGGTCGGCACCACCATCGAGTGGTACGACTTCTTCCTCTACGCCACCGCCGCCAGCCTGGTGTTCAACCAGGCGTTCTTCCCGGACCAGAGCTCGTTCGTCGGGACCATGCTGGCCTTCGCGACGTTTGCGGTGGGCTTCGTGGTGCGTCCCATCGGCGGATTCGTGTTCGGCCACATCGGAGACCGCATCGGCCGCAAGCGCACGCTGGCGCTGACGATGTTCCTGATGGGCGGCGCGACGGCTTTGATGGGCATCCTGCCGACGGCCGCGCAGATCGGAGTGTTGGCTCCGATCCTGTTGTTGCTGCTGCGTGTAGTGCAGGGCTTCGCGCTCGGCGGCGAATGGGCAGGGGCGGTGCTGCTGGCCGTCGAACACAGCCCGGCGCATCGAAAAGGCTTCTCCGGCAGCATTCCGCAGGTCGGCTTGGCACTCGGTCTGGCGCTGGGCACCGGCGTGTTCGCCTTCCTCCAAGTCGCCATGTCCGACGAGGCGTTCCTGGCTTACGGCTGGCGGATCGCGTTCCTGGTCAGCATCGTGCTGGTGATCTTCGGCGTGGTGGTACGCCTGAAGGCCGACGAAACCCCGGCCTTCGAGAAGATCCGCGCCGAGGAGGGTCGCTCCGAGGTCCCCATCAAGGAGATCTTCCGCCCACCGGTGCTCAGGACGACCGTGCTGGGCATGCTGTCGCGCTGGGGTGAGGGCGCGGCGTTCAACACCTGGGGCGTGTTCGCCATCTCCTACGCAACGGCCACACTCCACTTCGACAAGGTGCCGGTGCTGGTGGTGGTGACGGTGTCGGCGCTGCTGATGGCCGTGCTGCTGCCGGTGTCGGGCATGTTGGTGGACCGCTACGGCGCGAAACTGATCTACGGCATCGGCATCACCGCCTACGCCGTCGCGGTGTTCCCGGTGTTCGCGTTGTTCAACACTGCCAGCTTGGTCGCGTATGCCATCGGCATGGTGCTGGTGTTCGGCGTCATCCACGCGTTGTTCTACGGCGCGCAGGGCACGCTGTACGCGTCCCTGTTCGACACCCGGGTTCGCTACACCGGCCTGTCGACGGTGTACCAGCTGTCAGGTGTGTACGCCTCGGGTCTGACGCCGATGATCCTGACCGCACTGATCGCCGCCACGGGCGGGACGCCGTGGCTGGCCTGCGGCTATCTGGTGGGCACCGCACTCATCAGCATCATCGCCACCTGGCTGCTGAAACCACGGGCGCTGTCCGAGTTGTAA
- a CDS encoding glutamate--cysteine ligase, whose product MGEEVTQTEFSGAHRQEYRRKVQLCLDVFEDMLQQASFDFDRPLTGMEIECNLVDGDYQPDMSNSDVLASIADPAYQTELGAYNIEFNVPPRPLPGTSGLELETDIRASLNAAESKANSSGSHIVMIGILPTLMPEHLASDWMSESTRYQALNDSIFTARGEDIMIDIAGPEPLSLQSPSIAPESACTSMQLHLQVSPGEFADNWNAAQVLAGPQLALGANSPFFFGHQLWAETRIELFAQATDTRPDELKTQGVRPRVWFGERWITSIFDLFEENVRYFPSLLPELSDEDPVAELAAGRTPTLSELRLHNGTVYRWNRPVYDVVNGRPHLRVENRVLPAGPTVVDMLANSAFYYGLLRTLSEEERPIWTKLSFAAAEANFQSAAREGMDARLYWPGVGQVTPDELVLRRLLPMAHEGLRRWGVATEVRERFLGVIEGRAKTGQTGATWQVATVRALQERGLTRPQALAEMLRLYCQRMHSNEPVHTWDGPA is encoded by the coding sequence GTGGGCGAAGAGGTCACGCAGACCGAGTTCAGCGGAGCGCACCGTCAGGAATACCGGCGCAAGGTGCAGCTGTGCCTCGACGTGTTCGAGGACATGCTGCAGCAGGCCAGCTTCGATTTCGACCGACCGCTGACCGGCATGGAGATCGAGTGCAACCTGGTGGACGGCGACTATCAGCCGGACATGTCGAATTCCGACGTGCTGGCCTCCATCGCCGATCCTGCGTATCAGACCGAATTGGGCGCTTACAACATCGAATTCAACGTGCCGCCGCGCCCGCTTCCCGGCACCTCCGGCCTCGAACTCGAGACCGATATCCGTGCCAGTTTGAATGCCGCTGAGAGCAAAGCCAATTCCAGCGGATCCCACATCGTGATGATCGGCATTCTGCCGACGCTGATGCCCGAGCATCTGGCGTCCGACTGGATGAGTGAGTCCACCCGGTACCAGGCGCTCAACGACTCGATCTTCACCGCCCGCGGCGAGGACATCATGATCGACATCGCCGGACCCGAACCCCTGAGTCTGCAGTCGCCGTCCATCGCTCCCGAATCCGCCTGCACCAGCATGCAATTGCATCTGCAGGTCTCCCCCGGCGAGTTCGCCGACAACTGGAATGCCGCCCAGGTGCTGGCCGGACCACAGCTGGCCCTGGGGGCCAACTCACCGTTCTTCTTCGGCCACCAGTTGTGGGCAGAGACCCGCATCGAACTGTTCGCCCAGGCCACCGACACCAGGCCCGACGAACTGAAAACCCAAGGGGTGCGGCCCCGGGTCTGGTTCGGCGAACGCTGGATCACCTCGATCTTCGACCTGTTCGAAGAGAACGTGCGCTACTTCCCGTCACTGCTGCCGGAGCTGTCCGACGAGGACCCGGTCGCCGAGCTGGCGGCCGGGCGCACGCCCACGCTTTCGGAGCTGCGGCTGCACAACGGCACCGTGTACCGCTGGAACCGCCCCGTGTACGACGTGGTGAATGGCCGGCCTCACCTGCGGGTGGAGAACCGGGTGCTGCCCGCCGGGCCCACCGTTGTCGACATGCTGGCCAACTCCGCCTTCTACTACGGCCTGCTGCGCACCCTGTCGGAGGAGGAGCGGCCGATCTGGACCAAGCTGAGTTTCGCTGCGGCAGAGGCGAATTTCCAGTCCGCGGCCCGCGAAGGGATGGACGCCCGGCTGTATTGGCCAGGCGTTGGGCAGGTGACGCCCGACGAGCTGGTGCTGCGCCGGCTGCTGCCGATGGCACATGAGGGCCTGCGGCGGTGGGGCGTGGCGACCGAGGTGCGTGAACGGTTCCTCGGCGTGATCGAAGGGCGTGCCAAGACGGGTCAGACAGGTGCGACGTGGCAGGTCGCGACGGTGCGGGCCTTGCAGGAGCGCGGGTTGACCCGACCGCAGGCGCTGGCCGAGATGCTGCGGCTCTACTGTCAGCGCATGCACAGCAATGAGCCTGTGCACACCTGGGACGGCCCGGCGTGA
- a CDS encoding class I SAM-dependent methyltransferase: MPDSTSGIDWDSAYKGESGFEGPPPWNIGEPQPELATLIADGRIRGTVLDAGCGYAELSLTLAAQGYTVVGIELTPTAVAAAQKAAQERGLDSATFVQDDITTFTGFDGRFDTIVDSTLFHSLPVDARDAYQQRVFAAAAPGASYFILVFAVGAFPPGLEQKPNEVTEAELREAVGKYWAIDEVRPAFIHANAPNIPGVPELPFDRDELGRMKLPAFLLTAHKAQQNQL; this comes from the coding sequence ATGCCCGACAGCACCTCTGGAATCGACTGGGACAGCGCCTACAAAGGTGAGAGCGGTTTCGAAGGGCCGCCGCCCTGGAACATCGGCGAGCCACAGCCGGAACTGGCGACGCTCATCGCCGACGGCAGGATCCGTGGCACCGTGCTCGACGCCGGCTGCGGCTACGCCGAACTGTCACTGACCTTGGCCGCGCAGGGTTACACCGTGGTCGGCATCGAACTGACCCCCACCGCAGTGGCCGCCGCGCAGAAGGCTGCGCAGGAACGCGGACTCGACAGTGCGACGTTCGTGCAGGACGACATCACCACGTTCACCGGGTTCGACGGCCGCTTCGACACCATCGTGGACAGCACGTTGTTCCACTCGCTGCCAGTAGATGCGCGCGACGCCTACCAGCAACGGGTGTTCGCGGCAGCCGCGCCGGGCGCGTCGTACTTCATCCTGGTGTTTGCCGTCGGCGCCTTCCCGCCCGGCCTGGAGCAGAAGCCCAACGAGGTCACCGAGGCCGAGCTGCGTGAGGCCGTCGGCAAGTACTGGGCCATCGATGAGGTGCGTCCGGCATTCATCCATGCCAACGCGCCCAACATCCCCGGTGTGCCGGAGCTGCCGTTCGACCGCGATGAGTTGGGCCGGATGAAGCTCCCGGCGTTTCTGCTGACGGCACACAAAGCGCAGCAGAATCAGCTGTGA
- a CDS encoding helix-turn-helix domain-containing protein, translated as MREVASRAGISQPFLSQIERGQSMPSMITVYRLAETLAVTPGDLLPTSTESKVTVVRSTEGRMLPVADRPDAALGRVLVFSPDQRLQIVEYRIERDQYIGEWFQTPGLLAMYMMSGQLDVVVEGAGTYRIATGDLITHPSPLRHRWLLVDNQPADALLVIVE; from the coding sequence ATGCGTGAGGTCGCCAGCCGGGCTGGGATCAGCCAGCCGTTCCTCAGCCAGATCGAACGCGGACAGAGCATGCCGTCGATGATCACCGTGTACCGGCTGGCGGAGACCCTGGCCGTCACGCCCGGCGACCTGCTGCCCACCAGCACCGAATCGAAGGTGACCGTGGTGCGCAGCACGGAGGGCAGGATGCTGCCGGTGGCGGATCGCCCGGACGCGGCGCTGGGCCGGGTGCTGGTGTTCAGCCCGGATCAGCGCTTGCAGATCGTCGAGTACCGAATCGAGCGCGACCAGTACATCGGCGAATGGTTCCAGACGCCGGGCCTGCTGGCCATGTACATGATGTCCGGCCAACTCGACGTCGTCGTGGAGGGCGCCGGGACCTACCGGATCGCCACCGGGGACCTCATCACCCATCCCTCGCCGCTACGGCACCGGTGGCTGTTGGTGGACAATCAACCGGCCGATGCGCTGCTGGTCATCGTCGAATAG
- a CDS encoding purine-cytosine permease family protein: protein MTTIDQDPPDEQIGLSNQHGLRVERRGVEFIPEAERHGKPWQLGAMWSGLVLNVLTVVYGSLLVTMGLNWWQALLAIVLGNLTWIIAGLVSVAGPAAGTTTFGVSQLLLGRHGVRPVAFFNWIMMLGFEVLDLVVMVLATNALLGMAGVEVSAGGQVAIVVALSILQAVLPLLGHAAITKVLRLLAVPFALIFLVMAALVADDVQLTDSAPGSWALFLGGIALAASGSGLGWASTAADYSRYLPSATPRWRIVAAVALGGGIPQMLLMTLGAVIAIAMPDASDPVSGLSTVFPTWLVVIYLVLVIVQMVSLNGVDLYSSGVTLQALGVRISRWQAVLVDGVLCGIVGAAVVLSGSFYQFVSNFLLFMIVWFAPWAGVFLADLALRRGRYPRASEAVLQSFSRPGVAAQVLGMVASALCISTTLFVGPVAAALGGADLSVFAGLLVGALTYLILTTLAPKGESA, encoded by the coding sequence ATGACCACGATAGATCAGGATCCGCCTGATGAGCAGATAGGCCTCAGCAATCAGCACGGCCTGCGCGTCGAGCGCCGCGGTGTCGAGTTCATCCCCGAGGCAGAACGTCACGGCAAGCCGTGGCAGCTCGGTGCCATGTGGTCGGGACTGGTGCTCAACGTCCTCACCGTCGTCTACGGCTCATTGCTCGTCACCATGGGCCTGAACTGGTGGCAGGCCCTGCTGGCCATCGTGTTGGGGAACCTGACCTGGATCATCGCCGGTCTGGTGTCCGTCGCCGGTCCCGCAGCCGGGACCACGACGTTCGGCGTGTCCCAGTTGTTGCTGGGACGCCACGGTGTGCGCCCGGTCGCGTTCTTCAACTGGATCATGATGCTCGGCTTCGAGGTGCTCGACTTGGTGGTGATGGTGCTGGCCACCAACGCCCTGTTGGGTATGGCCGGGGTGGAGGTGTCCGCGGGCGGCCAGGTGGCGATCGTGGTGGCACTGTCGATCCTGCAGGCTGTGCTGCCGTTGCTTGGCCACGCGGCCATCACCAAAGTGCTTCGGCTGCTGGCTGTTCCGTTCGCACTGATCTTCCTTGTCATGGCCGCGCTGGTGGCCGACGACGTGCAGTTGACCGACAGTGCTCCCGGCTCGTGGGCGCTGTTCCTCGGTGGTATCGCCTTGGCCGCCAGCGGTTCAGGCCTCGGGTGGGCATCGACGGCCGCCGACTACTCCCGCTACCTGCCCAGCGCGACACCTCGGTGGCGCATCGTCGCGGCGGTGGCACTGGGCGGTGGCATTCCACAGATGCTGCTGATGACACTGGGGGCGGTCATCGCGATCGCCATGCCTGACGCAAGCGATCCCGTGTCGGGTCTGTCCACGGTGTTCCCGACGTGGCTGGTGGTGATCTACCTGGTGCTGGTGATCGTGCAGATGGTGTCACTCAACGGTGTCGACCTATACTCCTCCGGCGTCACGCTGCAGGCGCTCGGCGTGCGGATCTCACGTTGGCAGGCCGTTCTGGTCGACGGTGTGCTGTGTGGAATCGTGGGTGCCGCGGTAGTGCTGTCGGGCAGCTTCTATCAGTTCGTGAGCAACTTCCTGCTGTTCATGATTGTCTGGTTCGCACCGTGGGCCGGCGTCTTCCTGGCCGATCTGGCACTGCGACGCGGCCGTTACCCTCGCGCGTCCGAGGCTGTGCTGCAGAGCTTTTCACGACCCGGCGTCGCGGCGCAGGTGCTCGGCATGGTGGCCTCGGCTTTGTGCATCAGCACTACACTGTTCGTCGGTCCGGTGGCCGCAGCCCTCGGCGGCGCTGACCTCAGCGTCTTCGCCGGGCTTCTGGTCGGCGCGCTCACCTACCTGATCCTGACTACCCTCGCACCCAAAGGAGAATCCGCATGA
- a CDS encoding isopenicillin N synthase family dioxygenase — MSSPSIPLVDLELWRSGSADDRAALAATVDRALIESGFLMVSGHGVAPALRAGIRDAARDFFGLGAAKEPYATTVGGRGWIPPGKEANGYLLAGQELPPDLKETFVSGYEFHSGDADVDAEWYMPNVWPIEVPALQELCVTYAHTMRELAADLLELLATAAGLEPTWFTDRCMESPHSFNINRYPALNRTGPVAEGQYRIAPHTDFGTITILDREAGYGGLQVCTRDGEWIDAPVIPDAYTINIGDLMARWTGDRWTSTMHRVLPPSPDAPDEELISLIFFFEANLEQLIESFPPPLGRDNDYQPVTAGDYLRSRYAAISVP, encoded by the coding sequence ATGAGCAGTCCCAGCATCCCTCTCGTCGACCTCGAGTTGTGGCGGTCCGGTTCGGCCGACGACCGGGCCGCGTTGGCGGCCACCGTGGATCGGGCGCTGATCGAGAGTGGATTCCTGATGGTCAGCGGCCACGGGGTGGCCCCGGCGTTACGCGCCGGGATCCGCGATGCGGCGCGCGACTTCTTCGGCCTCGGCGCCGCCAAGGAGCCCTACGCCACCACCGTCGGTGGTCGCGGTTGGATTCCGCCGGGCAAGGAGGCCAACGGCTATCTACTGGCTGGCCAGGAGCTGCCCCCGGACCTCAAGGAGACCTTCGTCTCCGGATACGAGTTCCACAGCGGCGACGCCGACGTCGACGCCGAGTGGTACATGCCCAACGTCTGGCCCATCGAAGTTCCTGCGCTCCAGGAACTCTGCGTCACCTACGCCCACACCATGCGTGAGCTCGCCGCAGATCTTCTGGAGCTGCTCGCCACGGCCGCGGGCCTGGAGCCCACCTGGTTCACCGACCGCTGCATGGAGTCGCCGCATTCGTTCAACATCAACCGCTATCCCGCGCTCAATCGGACCGGGCCCGTCGCCGAGGGACAGTACCGCATCGCTCCGCACACCGACTTCGGGACCATCACCATCCTGGACCGCGAAGCCGGCTACGGCGGACTGCAGGTGTGCACCCGCGATGGCGAATGGATCGACGCACCTGTCATTCCCGACGCGTACACCATCAACATCGGTGACCTGATGGCCCGCTGGACCGGTGACCGGTGGACCTCCACCATGCACCGGGTGCTGCCGCCCAGCCCTGACGCCCCCGACGAAGAACTGATCTCGCTGATCTTCTTCTTCGAGGCCAACCTCGAGCAGCTCATCGAATCCTTCCCACCGCCGTTGGGCCGGGACAACGACTACCAACCCGTCACCGCCGGCGACTACCTGCGATCGCGCTACGCGGCCATCTCGGTGCCATGA
- the add gene encoding adenosine deaminase encodes MISHAVAQSIPKVSLHCHLLGSVPAATAVEMAAHSGVALPGDPGPDTVYDSAAYEDLGEFLSIYDLIGASLLHRDDYRRITYESLTVFGSDHNVWYREIFVTPQPSPLPYATALAGILDGMRDAQADTGIESRIIVAINREHTVAEAVSLVQEVIDHRVDEVVGIGLDYQEILGPPAPFAPAYALAEQAGLHRTAHSESGPPSHIDTILDELHCSRIDHGYHVVTDERVTQRCVQEQIPFTCTPVSSDIGRYSGSGDGSHRRIRQMVDAGLKVCIDSDDPPMFGTDPSHDYFAVGNALGYEVSDLTQFTANAIDACWLDDTDKARLRQRLASWNHTTGSDP; translated from the coding sequence ATGATCAGTCACGCAGTGGCCCAGTCCATTCCGAAGGTGAGTTTGCACTGTCACCTCCTGGGGTCGGTGCCTGCAGCGACGGCCGTGGAGATGGCTGCGCACAGCGGCGTCGCCCTGCCCGGTGACCCCGGACCCGACACCGTCTACGACAGTGCCGCCTACGAGGACCTCGGGGAGTTCCTGTCGATCTACGATCTGATCGGAGCGTCGTTGCTTCACCGCGACGACTACCGGCGGATCACCTACGAATCGCTGACGGTGTTCGGTTCCGACCACAACGTCTGGTACCGCGAAATCTTCGTGACCCCGCAGCCCAGTCCGCTGCCGTACGCCACCGCCTTGGCCGGGATCTTGGACGGGATGCGTGATGCACAGGCCGACACCGGCATCGAAAGTCGCATCATCGTCGCGATCAACCGGGAACACACGGTGGCCGAGGCTGTGTCGCTGGTGCAGGAGGTGATCGACCACCGCGTCGACGAAGTGGTGGGCATTGGCCTTGACTATCAGGAGATCCTGGGGCCGCCGGCGCCGTTTGCACCCGCGTACGCGCTGGCCGAGCAGGCAGGCCTGCACCGCACCGCCCATTCCGAGAGCGGACCGCCGTCCCATATCGACACCATCCTCGACGAACTGCATTGCAGCCGAATCGATCACGGCTATCACGTGGTAACCGACGAGCGTGTCACACAGCGCTGTGTGCAGGAACAGATCCCGTTCACCTGTACACCCGTGAGCTCCGACATCGGACGCTACAGCGGTTCCGGTGATGGCTCCCATCGCAGGATCCGACAGATGGTGGACGCCGGACTGAAGGTCTGTATCGACTCCGACGATCCGCCGATGTTCGGCACCGACCCGTCACACGACTACTTCGCGGTGGGAAACGCACTGGGGTATGAGGTCTCCGACCTGACCCAGTTCACCGCCAATGCCATCGACGCCTGCTGGCTCGACGACACCGACAAGGCGCGGTTGCGGCAGCGCCTTGCATCCTGGAACCACACCACAGGGAGCGATCCATGA
- a CDS encoding isopenicillin N synthase family dioxygenase — protein MTSFEVPAINITPWVDGSDPEAVAKAVDDACARVGFMQILGHGIPTDVLNGLGSAMDGFFGLDVEVKNSYRITGANRGYSPPKSESLSLSLGVESATRMNDFFEAFNIGAEARSFDGLELDEADYGINVFPAEVPSFESAVSAYFAEAGRVARVLTDIFCAALDLEPGYFEKITDHSVDVLRMNNYALPEGTVTLDGDLTGMGEHTDFGIVTVLWADQVAGLQVLGTDQRWHDVAPIDGALLVNLGDLTARITNDYWMSTLHRVKPPIVDGTIKRRRSAAFFHDGNVDAVISTAPGYLDADAGLAYEPITVGAHIAAKLAGSRQGKANVAAVREAARVLSAQQN, from the coding sequence ATGACCAGTTTCGAAGTTCCGGCCATCAACATCACCCCGTGGGTGGACGGGTCCGATCCGGAGGCTGTCGCCAAGGCAGTCGACGATGCCTGTGCGCGTGTGGGTTTCATGCAGATCTTGGGGCACGGCATCCCCACTGACGTACTGAATGGACTGGGCTCCGCCATGGACGGGTTCTTCGGGTTGGACGTGGAGGTGAAGAACAGCTATCGGATCACCGGCGCCAACCGGGGTTACAGCCCACCGAAGAGTGAGTCGCTCAGTTTGTCCTTGGGTGTCGAGTCAGCCACCCGGATGAACGACTTCTTCGAGGCGTTCAACATCGGTGCCGAGGCTCGTTCGTTCGACGGTCTGGAACTCGACGAAGCCGACTACGGCATCAACGTTTTTCCTGCTGAGGTGCCATCGTTCGAGTCCGCCGTGTCGGCCTACTTCGCCGAGGCCGGTCGGGTGGCCCGGGTGCTGACCGATATCTTCTGTGCGGCCCTGGACCTCGAGCCCGGTTACTTCGAGAAGATCACCGACCATTCGGTGGACGTGCTGCGGATGAACAACTACGCCCTGCCGGAGGGCACCGTCACCTTGGACGGTGATCTCACCGGTATGGGTGAGCACACCGACTTCGGCATCGTCACGGTGTTGTGGGCCGACCAGGTGGCCGGCCTGCAGGTGCTCGGGACCGACCAGCGCTGGCACGACGTCGCACCCATCGACGGTGCGCTGCTGGTCAATCTGGGGGACTTGACCGCGCGGATCACTAACGACTACTGGATGTCGACACTGCATCGGGTGAAACCACCCATCGTCGATGGCACCATCAAGCGGAGGCGTTCGGCGGCGTTCTTCCACGATGGCAACGTGGACGCCGTGATCAGCACCGCACCGGGATACTTGGACGCCGACGCTGGGCTGGCGTACGAGCCGATCACCGTCGGCGCACATATCGCAGCGAAGCTGGCCGGCTCGCGGCAGGGCAAGGCCAATGTGGCCGCTGTACGCGAGGCGGCCAGAGTGCTTTCGGCGCAGCAGAACTGA
- a CDS encoding cyclase family protein → MLIDLSHRMVPGLQVYPGDPEVTFTSAATVAADGFAVTALGLGSHSGTHVDAPSHFVDGAATLDGLDLSRFHGQARMVSVPEPPAGATIDDLDLDGVDGRTIVVIATGWSRHFGTPRYLSHPHLAPAVAHRLLELGVTAVGVDLMSPDPTGGCSTSLPFHQVFLGAGGVIYENLTNLAAIPSADFTFFGLPLRLGACDGSPVRAVALADG, encoded by the coding sequence ATGCTGATCGACCTCAGCCATCGCATGGTGCCCGGCCTCCAGGTGTATCCGGGCGATCCGGAGGTGACGTTCACGTCCGCGGCCACCGTGGCCGCCGACGGGTTTGCCGTGACCGCACTGGGGTTGGGCTCACACAGCGGAACCCACGTGGATGCGCCCTCGCACTTCGTCGACGGCGCAGCCACTCTCGACGGGCTCGACCTGTCCCGGTTTCACGGGCAGGCGCGAATGGTGTCGGTGCCCGAACCACCTGCCGGCGCGACGATCGATGACCTTGATCTCGACGGTGTCGACGGCCGGACGATCGTGGTGATCGCAACCGGTTGGTCCCGTCACTTCGGTACTCCGCGTTATCTCAGTCACCCGCACCTGGCGCCGGCGGTGGCGCACCGGCTGCTCGAACTCGGGGTCACCGCGGTGGGCGTGGATCTGATGAGCCCCGACCCGACGGGCGGGTGCTCGACATCGCTGCCGTTCCACCAGGTCTTCCTGGGCGCGGGTGGGGTGATCTACGAGAACCTGACCAACCTGGCGGCGATTCCGAGTGCGGATTTCACGTTCTTCGGACTCCCGTTGCGGCTGGGCGCGTGCGACGGCTCGCCGGTACGCGCGGTGGCGTTGGCCGACGGATAG
- the mftD gene encoding pre-mycofactocin synthase MftD (MftD, an enzyme found in the mycofactocin biosynthesis locus, performs an oxidative deamination of 3-amino-5-[(p-hydroxyphenyl)methyl]-4,4-dimethyl-2-pyrrolidinone (AHDP). The resulting compound, now called pre-mycofactocin (PMFT), is a biologically active redox cofactor that can oxidize the non-exchangeable NADH of TIGR03971 family SDR-type oxidoreductases.) has protein sequence MTWFETVADAQRRAKKRLPPSVYAALLAGSEKGITVSDNLDAFGELGFAPHVAGLSSKRDLATTVMGQSISLPVFISPTGVQAVHPDGEVAVARAAAARGTAIGLSSFASKPVEEVAAANPQTFFQMYWTGSRDKLVARMERARAAGAVGLIITTDWSFSNGRDWGSPKIPEKMDLRAMARFAPEGLRRPRWLLDFAKTGKVPDLTAPNLADGGPAPTFFGAYGEWMGTPLPTWEDIAWLRQQWGGPFMLKGVMRVDDAKRAVDAGVSAISVSNHGGNNLDGTPAPIRALPAISEAVGSDVEIVLDGGIRRGSDVVKALALGARAVMIGRAYLWGLAAGGQAGVENVLDILRGGIDSALLGLGLSSVQELEPASVLMPDGFRRDLGL, from the coding sequence ATGACCTGGTTCGAAACCGTTGCCGACGCTCAACGCCGCGCCAAGAAGCGCCTGCCTCCGAGCGTATATGCGGCCCTGCTCGCCGGTTCCGAGAAGGGCATCACCGTCTCCGACAACCTCGACGCCTTCGGTGAGCTCGGATTCGCGCCGCACGTTGCCGGGCTGTCATCCAAGCGTGACCTGGCGACCACCGTGATGGGACAATCGATTTCACTGCCTGTGTTCATCTCGCCGACGGGTGTGCAGGCCGTGCACCCCGACGGTGAAGTTGCCGTGGCCAGGGCCGCCGCGGCGCGCGGCACCGCAATCGGTCTGTCGTCGTTCGCATCCAAACCGGTCGAAGAGGTTGCGGCGGCCAATCCGCAGACGTTCTTTCAGATGTACTGGACCGGCAGCCGGGACAAGCTGGTCGCCAGGATGGAACGCGCCCGCGCTGCGGGCGCCGTCGGCCTGATCATCACCACCGACTGGTCGTTCTCCAACGGACGTGACTGGGGCAGCCCGAAGATCCCCGAGAAGATGGATCTGCGGGCCATGGCACGGTTCGCCCCAGAAGGGCTGCGACGGCCGCGCTGGCTCCTCGACTTCGCCAAGACCGGCAAGGTGCCCGACCTCACCGCGCCCAACCTCGCCGACGGTGGTCCTGCCCCGACCTTCTTCGGTGCCTACGGCGAGTGGATGGGTACTCCGCTGCCCACCTGGGAGGACATCGCCTGGCTTCGCCAGCAGTGGGGCGGGCCTTTCATGCTCAAGGGTGTGATGCGTGTCGACGACGCCAAACGAGCAGTCGACGCGGGCGTTTCGGCCATCTCGGTGTCCAACCACGGCGGCAACAACCTGGATGGAACCCCGGCGCCCATCAGGGCGCTACCGGCCATCTCCGAGGCTGTCGGCAGCGACGTCGAGATCGTGCTGGACGGCGGCATCCGGCGAGGCAGTGACGTGGTGAAGGCGCTGGCACTGGGCGCCCGCGCGGTGATGATCGGTCGGGCCTACCTGTGGGGCCTGGCCGCCGGCGGGCAGGCCGGCGTCGAGAACGTCCTCGACATCCTGCGCGGCGGTATCGATTCCGCACTGCTTGGCCTCGGGCTGTCCTCGGTACAGGAGCTCGAACCGGCCAGCGTCCTGATGCCCGACGGTTTTCGGCGCGACCTGGGACTCTGA